From the genome of Spinacia oleracea cultivar Varoflay chromosome 2, BTI_SOV_V1, whole genome shotgun sequence, one region includes:
- the LOC130467857 gene encoding 60S ribosomal protein L17-2-like: protein MGKYSQEPVNPTKSCKARGSDLRCHFKNTRETAFALRKMPLGKAKRYLEDVLAHKQAIPFRRFCRGVGRTAQAKNRHSNGQGRWPVKSANFVLDLLKNAESNAEMKGLEVDSLYISHIQVNQAQKQRRRTYRAHGRINPYMSHPCHIELTLSEKEEAVRKEPESQLATSK from the exons ATG GGGAAGTATTCACAAGAACCAGTAAACCCCACCAAGT CTTGCAAGGCGAGAGGCTCGGATCTCAGATGTCATTTCAAG AATACAAGAGAAACTGCCTTTGCACTCCGGAAAATGCCTCTAGGCAAAGCTAAAAGGTACTTGGAGGATGTCCTTGCCCACAAGCAAGCAATCCCATTCCGTCGTTTTTGTAGAGGAGTTGGGCGAACTGCTCAGGCAAAAAACCGTCATTCAAATGGACAAGGACGTTGGCCTGTTAAGTCTGCCAACTTTGTTTTGGACTTGCTGAAAAATGCTGAGAGTAACGCTGAA ATGAAAGGTCTAGAAGTCGATTCCCTCTACATCTCACACATTCAGGTGAACCAAGCTCAAAAGCAGAGACGCCGCACATACCGTGCTCATGGAAGAATCAATC CTTACATGTCACATCCATGCCATATTGAGCTAACCTTGTCAGAAAAGGAAGAAGCAGTGAGGAAAGAG CCTGAGTCTCAGTTGGCCACCAGCAAGTAG